One genomic region from Streptomyces sp. NBC_00582 encodes:
- a CDS encoding acyl-CoA dehydrogenase family protein — MDPRLTTEQDEIRRTLRELLHKRCGPEELRAALAGPAGHDGALWTALAEQLGLPGLALPEAYGGIGCPRTDLALAAEETGRALAPTPLLATSVLAAPLLLALGTDSQRARLLPRIADGTLTAALAVPASALAGALALTGPGGGDWSGGGRAGGVQARRTGYGWRLYGETSQVLDGHSAGLLVVAAHTGGFVRSRTLLFLVAGDAAGTVRTRQTALDATRPQGRLQLRDVEAELLGDDETEVAGPLARTGDFAAAFLACEAVGAADRALERTVEYLGQREQFGRAIGSFQAVQHRLADVYVQVQAARSAAYYAAWATGHGERVGGLALAQALQALRLAAAEGIQLHGGIGFTWEHEAHLYFKRAAGDELLFGPVHRLRAHAAEESGLFARAGRPEVAV; from the coding sequence ATGGACCCCCGCCTCACCACCGAACAGGACGAGATACGCCGCACGCTGCGGGAACTGCTCCACAAACGCTGCGGCCCCGAGGAACTGCGGGCCGCCCTCGCCGGTCCCGCCGGACACGACGGCGCCCTGTGGACCGCCCTCGCCGAACAACTCGGCCTGCCCGGCCTCGCCCTCCCCGAGGCGTACGGCGGGATCGGCTGCCCCCGCACCGACCTCGCCCTCGCCGCCGAGGAGACCGGCCGGGCCCTCGCCCCCACCCCCCTCCTCGCCACCTCCGTCCTCGCCGCACCCCTGCTCCTCGCCCTCGGCACCGACAGCCAGCGCGCCCGCCTGCTCCCCCGGATCGCCGACGGCACCCTGACCGCCGCCCTCGCCGTCCCCGCCTCCGCCCTCGCCGGCGCGCTCGCCCTGACCGGGCCGGGCGGCGGCGACTGGTCCGGCGGCGGGCGCGCGGGAGGAGTGCAGGCCCGGCGGACCGGGTACGGCTGGCGGCTCTACGGCGAGACGTCCCAGGTCCTCGACGGGCACAGCGCCGGGCTGCTGGTCGTCGCCGCCCACACCGGGGGGTTCGTACGGTCGCGGACCCTGCTGTTCCTGGTGGCCGGGGACGCCGCGGGGACCGTACGGACCCGGCAGACCGCGCTCGACGCGACCCGGCCGCAGGGACGGTTGCAACTACGGGACGTGGAGGCGGAGTTGCTGGGCGACGACGAGACGGAGGTGGCCGGGCCGCTGGCCCGCACCGGGGACTTCGCCGCCGCCTTCCTCGCCTGCGAGGCCGTCGGGGCCGCCGACCGGGCGCTGGAGCGGACCGTGGAGTACCTCGGACAGCGCGAGCAGTTCGGGCGGGCGATCGGCTCCTTCCAGGCGGTGCAGCACCGGCTGGCGGATGTGTACGTCCAGGTCCAGGCCGCCCGGTCGGCCGCGTACTACGCCGCCTGGGCGACCGGACACGGGGAACGCGTCGGCGGGCTCGCCCTCGCGCAGGCGCTCCAGGCCCTGCGGCTCGCCGCCGCCGAGGGGATCCAGCTGCACGGCGGCATCGGGTTCACCTGGGAGCACGAGGCGCATCTGTACTTCAAACGGGCCGCCGGCGACGAGCTGCTGTTCGGGCCCGTGCACCGGCTGCGCGCCCACGCGGCCGAGGAGTCGGGACTGTTCGCACGGGCCGGACGGCCGGAGGTGGCGGTGTGA